One Flagellimonas sp. CMM7 genomic region harbors:
- a CDS encoding RNA polymerase sigma factor, with protein sequence MMNEKILVANLKKGDVDAYEYLFNEYYDWLCNYIFKLSGNRSLSKDIVQETMIKIWEKKHQITIRESLKAYLFKSCHNQFLLQLRKDKKKPDLLDRIRWETIYDSYFELKEDDDLIRASYNKLEELIDKLPPKCKEIFIMNKLERRKYREIAEDMGISIKTVENQMSKALRIIRENASVLLF encoded by the coding sequence ATGATGAACGAAAAAATACTGGTAGCAAATTTGAAGAAGGGCGACGTAGATGCCTATGAGTATTTGTTCAATGAATACTATGATTGGCTGTGTAATTATATCTTTAAACTAAGCGGTAATAGAAGCCTTTCCAAGGACATTGTTCAAGAGACAATGATTAAGATTTGGGAAAAGAAACATCAGATAACTATTCGAGAATCGCTTAAGGCATATCTCTTTAAATCATGTCATAATCAATTTTTACTTCAACTAAGAAAGGACAAAAAGAAACCGGATCTTTTAGATAGGATTCGATGGGAGACGATTTACGATAGCTATTTTGAACTTAAGGAAGATGATGATCTTATAAGAGCTAGCTATAACAAACTGGAAGAACTCATTGACAAGCTGCCGCCAAAATGCAAGGAGATTTTTATCATGAACAAGTTGGAGCGCAGAAAGTATAGGGAAATTGCGGAGGATATGGGCATTTCCATCAAAACTGTGGAGAACCAAATGTCCAAGGCCTTACGGATAATTAGAGAGAATGCTTCGGTTCTTTTGTTTTGA
- a CDS encoding amidohydrolase family protein gives MKIGVWLLTSLIIVSSCKTNSENDASKETSELVNDKQSIKKIDVHSHYKYSREYLPVLHQKWNMQSVLVDVSIKDSTGIVRSWDSYLTHAQKHPDLFFLCSSLIGVGIDSPDFVEQAIQQLKREIDSGARMVKVWKNFGMVTKDSSGHYIQIDDSRLQPIWDFLKQKNIPVMAHIGEPEQAWRPLDPNNPHYGYYKNNPQYHAYKFPEIPSYETIISARDKWIENNPDLKILCAHLGSMSHDVEMVSERLDRFSNMYVEPAARFGDLANQDSKKVRAFFEKYQDRILFGSDYGNATPENIMSPDELKEEEMNLDESYNKLWRYLSSSDSLVIRGQKTQGLQLSKEILHKIYYKNAIDFLELR, from the coding sequence ATGAAAATTGGTGTTTGGCTTTTAACTTCTTTAATTATAGTTTCTTCCTGTAAAACGAATTCTGAAAATGATGCTTCAAAAGAAACTTCAGAACTTGTAAATGATAAACAATCCATTAAAAAAATTGATGTGCATTCACACTATAAGTATTCCAGAGAATACCTTCCTGTACTACATCAAAAATGGAATATGCAATCTGTTCTAGTCGATGTTTCCATTAAAGACTCCACGGGAATCGTTAGAAGCTGGGATTCTTATTTGACTCACGCCCAAAAACATCCTGATTTGTTTTTTCTCTGCTCCTCATTAATCGGTGTAGGAATAGATTCTCCCGATTTTGTGGAACAAGCAATCCAACAATTAAAAAGAGAAATCGATTCTGGTGCAAGAATGGTCAAGGTTTGGAAGAACTTTGGGATGGTGACCAAAGACAGCTCTGGACATTACATTCAAATAGATGATTCGCGCTTGCAACCCATTTGGGATTTTCTGAAGCAAAAAAATATCCCAGTAATGGCACATATAGGGGAACCAGAACAAGCCTGGAGGCCATTAGATCCTAACAACCCGCACTACGGATATTATAAAAACAATCCACAATACCACGCCTACAAGTTTCCCGAAATACCTTCGTACGAAACCATTATCAGTGCAAGGGACAAATGGATTGAAAACAATCCAGATTTAAAAATTCTGTGTGCCCATTTAGGAAGTATGTCCCACGATGTTGAGATGGTTAGTGAACGCCTTGACAGGTTTTCAAATATGTATGTGGAACCTGCTGCCAGATTTGGGGATTTAGCCAACCAAGACTCTAAAAAAGTAAGGGCGTTTTTTGAAAAGTATCAAGACAGAATACTATTCGGTTCAGATTATGGCAATGCTACTCCCGAAAATATAATGTCCCCAGATGAACTCAAAGAAGAGGAAATGAATCTTGATGAAAGCTATAATAAGTTATGGCGCTATCTAAGCAGTTCCGACTCTTTGGTTATACGTGGCCAAAAAACACAAGGATTACAACTTTCAAAAGAAATTCTCCACAAGATTTATTATAAAAACGCTATAGATTTTTTAGAATTACGATGA
- a CDS encoding thioredoxin family protein, giving the protein MKSILVTALFISSSLIFSQEFNKEITLENGKKFLLGKINLDGLNSETYQAWFQQGHQSYDVDETLIKAIKKPLKRHQIKLFLGTWCGDSKREVPRIIKILETANFPMSKLEIIALDRRKGFVKTSPTGEEKGLNIIKVPTMVFFKDGKEVNRIVETPIESLEEDMVQIVSGKPYTPNYATLSKSK; this is encoded by the coding sequence ATGAAATCAATTTTAGTAACGGCATTATTTATTAGTTCCTCTCTGATTTTCTCCCAAGAATTTAACAAGGAAATTACCTTAGAAAATGGCAAAAAATTCTTGTTGGGAAAAATTAACCTTGATGGTCTAAATTCAGAAACGTATCAAGCTTGGTTCCAACAAGGCCATCAATCTTATGATGTTGATGAAACTTTGATCAAGGCTATTAAAAAACCACTAAAGCGCCATCAAATTAAATTGTTCCTAGGCACATGGTGCGGTGATAGCAAGAGAGAAGTACCTAGAATCATTAAAATATTAGAAACTGCCAACTTTCCAATGAGCAAATTGGAAATCATCGCTCTTGATCGTAGGAAGGGGTTTGTAAAGACCAGTCCAACTGGGGAAGAAAAAGGTCTAAATATCATAAAAGTGCCCACAATGGTTTTCTTTAAAGACGGTAAAGAAGTAAATAGAATAGTGGAAACTCCCATTGAATCTTTGGAAGAAGACATGGTTCAAATCGTAAGCGGGAAACCATACACCCCTAATTATGCCACATTAAGCAAGAGCAAGTAA
- a CDS encoding 3-oxoacyl-[acyl-carrier-protein] synthase III C-terminal domain-containing protein has translation MEEVYINALGVYLPNNPISNKEMEDYLGKIHGKASRVKSRILSQNGIENRYYALDENQKSTHSNAQLAAMACKAALKKSSVLNQDVQMISAGTTQGDLPVPGFASLVHAELDTAHCELASFQSVCASGMMAIKSAYSQIKANEKENALCVGSEFASRLFKASRFEGQEQKSIPFDTDFLRWMLSDGAGAMVLENKPNTKGLSLQIEWVDIKSYANENPLCMYVGSMGNDNHVNGWLDYPDYETASKDGAINLKQNTRLLNKVIEVGVSHYFNLIDQGKIITEEIDWFCCHYSSLYFKQPIIDLLKKGGANIPEEKWFSNLTSKGNTGSASMFIMLEELMYSGNLKEGDTVICMVPESGRFITSFMKLKVVGSSKKIAPKYSIRKVEAPGLNINRNPTSEWLVRQLTQIWIDFENKLLEIPIVKQIHQGTLSIENYKLLLFDLRQQVIDGSQWISRAASNIDISIFELRSAFIKHTATEHKDFQLLEKNYVALGESLEKIQLGEKNIGSAALSSFMFQRASSPNPIDLLGAMFIIEGIGKRLAGYWGNLIQDQLKLEDNQVSFLTYHGVADENHFHHLEEALNHPLMNMELARQIAKTAKTTALLYHLQLKELGNY, from the coding sequence ATGGAGGAGGTTTATATCAATGCCCTAGGAGTTTATCTGCCAAACAATCCAATTTCCAATAAAGAAATGGAAGATTATCTGGGGAAAATACATGGTAAGGCAAGTAGGGTCAAATCAAGAATCCTAAGTCAGAATGGAATTGAGAATAGGTACTATGCCTTGGATGAAAATCAGAAAAGCACCCACTCCAATGCCCAATTAGCCGCAATGGCATGTAAAGCCGCTCTTAAAAAAAGTAGCGTACTTAATCAAGATGTGCAAATGATTTCCGCAGGTACTACCCAAGGTGACCTCCCTGTACCAGGTTTTGCCAGTTTGGTGCATGCAGAACTCGATACTGCCCATTGTGAGCTAGCAAGTTTTCAAAGTGTATGCGCAAGTGGAATGATGGCCATTAAAAGTGCTTATTCTCAAATTAAAGCAAATGAAAAAGAAAATGCACTTTGCGTTGGAAGTGAGTTTGCCAGTAGGCTTTTTAAAGCATCAAGATTTGAAGGGCAAGAACAAAAATCCATCCCTTTTGATACTGATTTTTTAAGATGGATGCTATCCGATGGTGCCGGTGCAATGGTTCTGGAAAATAAACCAAATACCAAAGGGCTTTCTTTACAGATAGAATGGGTAGACATAAAATCCTACGCAAATGAGAACCCACTATGTATGTATGTTGGTTCCATGGGTAATGATAATCATGTAAACGGATGGCTAGATTATCCTGACTATGAGACTGCTTCAAAAGATGGTGCAATTAATTTAAAACAAAATACCAGACTTTTAAACAAAGTTATTGAAGTGGGCGTATCTCACTATTTTAACTTAATTGATCAAGGGAAAATAATTACGGAGGAAATTGATTGGTTTTGCTGCCATTACTCGTCCCTTTATTTTAAACAGCCCATAATAGATCTTTTAAAAAAGGGTGGGGCCAACATTCCAGAAGAAAAATGGTTTAGCAACTTAACCAGTAAAGGCAATACGGGTTCAGCATCCATGTTTATAATGCTTGAAGAATTGATGTACTCTGGTAATTTGAAGGAGGGCGATACCGTTATATGTATGGTTCCGGAAAGCGGCAGGTTTATAACTTCTTTCATGAAACTCAAAGTAGTTGGGAGCTCAAAAAAAATAGCTCCCAAATATTCAATTAGAAAAGTAGAGGCTCCAGGTCTTAATATAAACAGGAATCCAACATCGGAATGGTTGGTTAGACAATTGACTCAAATTTGGATTGATTTTGAAAACAAACTATTGGAAATTCCCATTGTTAAGCAGATTCATCAAGGAACTCTTAGTATTGAAAACTACAAATTACTTTTGTTTGATCTAAGACAACAGGTTATTGATGGCTCTCAATGGATTTCTAGAGCAGCATCCAATATTGATATTTCCATATTTGAGCTTAGGTCTGCTTTTATAAAACATACGGCTACTGAACACAAAGACTTTCAGCTCTTGGAAAAAAACTATGTGGCACTTGGAGAGTCCTTGGAAAAAATTCAGCTTGGAGAAAAAAATATTGGAAGTGCGGCTTTGTCCTCCTTCATGTTTCAGAGGGCAAGTAGTCCAAATCCTATTGACCTGTTAGGGGCAATGTTTATTATAGAAGGCATTGGAAAACGGCTTGCTGGGTATTGGGGAAACCTAATTCAGGACCAACTTAAACTTGAAGACAACCAGGTTTCATTTTTAACCTATCATGGTGTGGCAGATGAAAACCATTTTCATCATTTAGAAGAGGCCTTGAATCACCCATTAATGAATATGGAACTGGCAAGGCAAATTGCCAAAACAGCAAAAACTACAGCACTATTATATCATTTACAGTTAAAAGAGCTGGGTAATTACTAA
- the lysS gene encoding lysine--tRNA ligase has product MQLSEQEIVRREKLSKLREMGINPYPAALYPVDATSKSIKSDFEESKQVVISGRLMSRRIQGKASFAELQDSEGRIQVYFNRDEICPGEDKTLYNDVYKKLLDIGDIIGVEGELFTTQVGEKTVMVKKFSLLSKALRPLPLPKKDADGNVYDEFNDPEMRYRQRYVDLVVNPSVKETFIKRTKITNSIREFYNEKGYLEVETPILQPIPGGAAARPFLTHHNALNIPLYLRIANELYLKRLIVGGFDGVYEFSKDFRNEGMDRTHNPEFTVMELYVAYKDYNWMMDTTEQLLEKIAIDANGSTKITVGENEIEFKAPYARVPILEAIKIHTGYDVAGMNEVQLREVAQKLGLEVDETMGVGKLIDEIFGEKCEHFYVQPTFITDYPKEMSPLTKEHRTNPALTERFELMVNGKELANAYSELNDPIDQRERFEDQLKLSEKGDDEAMFIDQDFLRALEYGMPPTSGIGIGIDRLVMLMTNNSSIQEVLFFPQMRPEKKAVELTEEEKTIMDILKPIGEMPLIELKEKAGLSGKKWDKSSKNLAKLGLFEVQKTDAGLISRIKN; this is encoded by the coding sequence ATGCAACTATCGGAACAGGAAATCGTTCGAAGGGAAAAATTATCTAAGCTCAGGGAAATGGGAATTAACCCCTACCCTGCTGCGTTATATCCAGTTGATGCTACTTCTAAGAGCATCAAAAGTGACTTTGAAGAAAGTAAACAGGTAGTGATTTCCGGTAGATTGATGTCCAGAAGAATTCAAGGCAAAGCTTCCTTTGCTGAATTGCAAGATAGTGAAGGGCGAATTCAAGTTTATTTCAATAGAGATGAAATCTGTCCTGGGGAAGACAAAACCCTTTACAACGATGTCTACAAAAAGTTATTGGACATTGGTGATATTATTGGTGTTGAAGGTGAGCTTTTTACCACACAAGTAGGAGAGAAGACCGTTATGGTCAAAAAATTTAGCTTATTGAGCAAAGCGTTGAGACCATTGCCTTTGCCTAAAAAAGATGCCGATGGTAACGTATATGATGAGTTCAATGATCCTGAAATGCGTTATCGCCAGCGTTATGTGGATTTGGTGGTAAACCCATCTGTTAAGGAGACTTTCATCAAGCGTACAAAAATCACAAACAGTATTCGTGAGTTTTACAATGAAAAAGGGTATTTAGAGGTAGAGACCCCTATTTTGCAACCCATTCCCGGTGGAGCTGCGGCGCGGCCATTTTTAACGCATCACAATGCATTGAATATTCCCTTGTATTTGAGAATTGCCAATGAACTATATCTTAAAAGATTGATTGTTGGTGGTTTTGATGGGGTGTATGAATTTTCCAAAGATTTCAGAAATGAAGGAATGGATCGTACCCATAATCCTGAGTTTACCGTAATGGAGCTCTATGTGGCATATAAAGACTATAACTGGATGATGGATACCACAGAGCAGTTATTGGAAAAAATAGCCATTGACGCCAATGGAAGTACTAAAATTACTGTTGGGGAAAATGAAATTGAATTTAAAGCGCCTTATGCCCGTGTTCCTATTTTGGAAGCCATTAAAATACATACCGGTTATGATGTAGCTGGCATGAATGAAGTTCAGCTGAGAGAAGTTGCTCAAAAACTAGGGCTAGAGGTTGATGAAACCATGGGTGTGGGTAAACTAATAGATGAGATTTTTGGAGAGAAATGTGAACACTTTTATGTGCAACCCACTTTTATCACAGACTATCCTAAAGAAATGAGTCCATTGACCAAAGAACACCGCACCAATCCGGCACTTACCGAGCGTTTTGAACTCATGGTAAATGGCAAGGAACTGGCAAACGCTTACTCTGAGTTAAACGACCCCATTGATCAACGTGAACGTTTTGAAGATCAATTGAAACTTTCTGAAAAAGGAGATGACGAAGCCATGTTCATTGATCAGGATTTTTTGCGTGCGCTTGAATACGGAATGCCTCCCACTTCAGGTATTGGAATAGGAATAGATCGTTTGGTCATGTTGATGACCAATAATTCATCCATACAAGAGGTATTGTTCTTTCCGCAAATGCGTCCAGAAAAAAAAGCTGTGGAACTTACGGAAGAAGAAAAAACTATCATGGACATTCTTAAACCTATCGGTGAAATGCCTTTGATAGAGCTTAAGGAAAAAGCAGGTCTCAGTGGTAAAAAATGGGATAAGAGCTCTAAAAATTTGGCAAAACTGGGACTCTTTGAAGTACAAAAAACAGATGCTGGCTTAATTTCCAGAATTAAGAATTAG
- a CDS encoding TonB-dependent receptor domain-containing protein, with translation MKKSMVFKSPFFLVASTKLTLKMKLSFFLTLFIICQLTASDAYSQRKVHFEFENVPLKDILNEIKKQSGYNFFYNVNEINDDKKTSLTASDEKIFTVLDRLSEQESLDYSINGNQIVLKKLSLDKSAIDPINDQRQVNGSVKDGDGNPLPGANVLVKGTTNGSQADFDGNFILEVDDENAVLVVSYLGFKTTEVPLNGQSTINIVLAEDAAQLDDVVVVGSRNPNRTATETTVPVDVIDVATIANQGPQVSVNEILNYVAPSFTSQSQTVSDGTDHIDPASLRGLGPDQVLVLINGKRRHNTALINVNGTVGAGSVGTDMNAIPIAAIQRIEVLRDGAAAQYGSDAIAGVINIVLKKSTGKLDLSLTSGANFSENSNQFEGGSDGEKFQLDANFGLPIGDRGYINFTGSLSTREPALRNKDYAGDIFQGFHGAERVFAAGGGTVADMSLQDYANAAQGIGYLDQGVKDQIAGLDLNDATDIDTFRGLLGFDADEAELSARGLTREDFRFKVGTSRLREGKFFANLSIPVSETTEVYGFGGISYRQGLASGFYRRPAQGDGRANTPAFPNGFLPNIGTDIIDQSIAMGIKGKVNEWDVDFSNTYGRNTFDITVGNSSNGTLGVATPRSFDAGGLGFTQNTTNLDFSRFHEDIFEGFNVAFGAEYKVEKYEIIAGEESSYTSYDINGNPVNSVTPDDQLVRNNFTGSPLGGGSQVFRGYDPGNATEKFRNNISLYADFEADFTENWLLSLAGRYENYSDFGSTFNYKLATRLKLTENLALRAASSSGFRAPSLHQQFFSRTSTVFVDNVPFEQGTFTNDSRAATLIGIDKLREETSNSFSAGLTGNFGDFSITVDGYLIYIDDRIVYSGSFGNGGDPELTAIFESAGATSARFFVNAIDTKSSGLDIVLSHKTNLGDAILKNDLAATFNKTEVENIFVPELIENAGLSGSFFDGQEEAFLTLAQPRTKLNLTNLVSLNSWDFLLRNVYFGEVTDPDDFNGDARVSGTTVSDDAIYAGKLVTDLTITKTFTENLSLTVGANNLFDVYPDENREGGTSGDQFVYSRRTSQFGYSGRFLFARLRLSL, from the coding sequence ATGAAAAAAAGCATGGTTTTCAAGTCACCTTTTTTCTTGGTGGCCAGCACAAAATTGACCTTAAAAATGAAGTTAAGTTTTTTTCTCACTTTATTTATTATTTGTCAGCTCACTGCTAGTGACGCTTACTCACAGAGGAAAGTCCATTTTGAATTTGAAAATGTTCCTTTAAAGGATATTTTAAATGAGATAAAAAAACAATCTGGCTACAATTTCTTCTATAACGTGAATGAAATCAACGATGATAAAAAAACTTCATTGACTGCATCAGATGAAAAGATATTCACTGTTTTGGATAGGCTATCGGAACAAGAAAGTTTAGACTATTCCATAAATGGAAATCAAATTGTTCTCAAAAAACTATCGTTGGACAAAAGCGCTATCGACCCTATAAATGACCAGCGGCAGGTAAATGGGTCGGTTAAAGACGGTGACGGCAACCCATTGCCCGGAGCAAATGTCTTGGTCAAAGGAACCACAAATGGTTCACAAGCGGATTTTGATGGAAATTTTATACTGGAAGTTGATGATGAAAATGCTGTTCTGGTCGTCTCATACCTTGGTTTTAAGACAACTGAAGTCCCATTGAACGGGCAATCTACCATCAACATAGTTCTTGCGGAAGACGCCGCTCAATTGGATGATGTGGTCGTAGTAGGGTCTAGAAACCCTAATAGAACAGCGACTGAAACTACTGTTCCAGTAGATGTAATTGATGTAGCCACCATTGCTAATCAAGGACCACAGGTTAGTGTAAATGAAATATTGAACTATGTTGCACCTTCTTTCACTTCTCAATCACAGACTGTATCAGATGGTACAGATCATATAGATCCCGCTTCGCTTCGTGGTTTAGGTCCAGACCAAGTATTGGTATTGATCAATGGAAAAAGAAGACATAACACCGCTCTAATAAATGTTAACGGAACCGTTGGGGCAGGAAGCGTGGGAACTGACATGAACGCAATTCCAATAGCTGCCATACAGCGTATTGAGGTGCTTAGAGATGGAGCGGCCGCTCAATATGGTTCAGATGCCATTGCCGGCGTCATCAATATAGTGCTTAAAAAATCGACCGGTAAGCTAGACCTTTCGTTGACCTCTGGAGCAAATTTTAGTGAAAACAGTAATCAATTTGAAGGAGGAAGTGATGGAGAAAAGTTTCAGTTAGATGCCAATTTTGGGCTTCCTATTGGAGATCGCGGCTATATTAATTTTACTGGTTCGTTATCCACCAGAGAACCTGCATTAAGAAACAAAGATTATGCAGGAGATATTTTTCAAGGATTTCATGGTGCAGAACGCGTTTTTGCTGCTGGAGGAGGAACGGTAGCTGATATGAGCTTACAAGATTATGCAAATGCTGCACAGGGCATTGGTTATCTAGACCAAGGAGTGAAGGATCAAATTGCAGGTCTTGATCTAAACGATGCAACTGATATTGACACCTTTCGTGGACTATTAGGTTTTGACGCTGATGAGGCTGAACTATCTGCACGTGGACTTACAAGAGAAGATTTCAGGTTTAAAGTAGGCACATCAAGACTAAGAGAAGGGAAATTCTTTGCAAACCTTTCTATCCCTGTTTCAGAAACTACAGAGGTTTATGGTTTTGGAGGCATAAGTTATCGTCAAGGGCTGGCTTCTGGGTTCTACAGAAGACCTGCGCAAGGTGATGGACGTGCAAACACTCCGGCATTTCCCAATGGGTTCTTACCTAACATTGGAACAGATATAATAGATCAATCCATTGCTATGGGGATTAAAGGAAAGGTAAATGAATGGGATGTTGACTTTTCAAATACATACGGTAGAAATACATTTGATATTACCGTAGGAAATTCAAGTAACGGAACACTCGGGGTTGCAACTCCACGTAGCTTTGATGCAGGTGGATTAGGATTTACACAGAACACAACTAACCTGGATTTCAGTAGGTTCCACGAAGATATTTTCGAAGGATTTAACGTTGCTTTTGGTGCGGAATACAAGGTTGAAAAGTACGAGATTATAGCAGGGGAAGAGTCTTCTTATACCAGTTATGATATCAACGGAAATCCCGTAAACAGTGTTACACCAGACGATCAATTGGTAAGAAATAACTTTACAGGTTCACCATTAGGTGGAGGTTCTCAAGTTTTTCGTGGATATGATCCTGGTAACGCAACAGAAAAATTCAGGAACAATATTTCTCTTTATGCTGATTTTGAAGCAGATTTTACCGAAAACTGGTTGCTAAGTTTAGCAGGTAGATATGAAAACTACTCAGATTTTGGGAGCACCTTCAACTATAAATTGGCCACAAGATTAAAACTTACAGAAAATCTGGCGTTAAGAGCGGCAAGCAGCTCTGGTTTTAGGGCACCTTCTTTGCACCAACAATTTTTTAGCAGAACAAGCACCGTGTTCGTCGATAACGTTCCTTTTGAGCAAGGGACTTTTACCAATGACAGTAGAGCAGCTACTCTTATTGGAATTGATAAGTTAAGAGAAGAAACTTCCAATAGTTTTAGTGCTGGACTAACAGGTAATTTCGGAGACTTTTCAATTACGGTTGATGGATATCTAATTTATATTGACGATCGTATTGTGTATAGCGGAAGCTTTGGGAATGGCGGTGATCCTGAACTTACAGCAATTTTTGAATCTGCTGGCGCCACTAGCGCTAGGTTCTTTGTAAATGCGATTGATACCAAATCTTCAGGTTTGGATATTGTCCTTTCCCACAAAACCAATTTGGGCGATGCTATATTAAAAAATGATTTGGCAGCTACGTTCAACAAAACAGAAGTTGAAAACATTTTTGTACCAGAACTTATAGAAAATGCGGGATTGAGCGGGTCTTTCTTTGATGGTCAAGAAGAGGCATTTTTGACCTTGGCACAACCCAGAACAAAATTGAATCTAACCAATCTCGTCTCATTAAATTCTTGGGATTTTCTACTAAGAAATGTATACTTCGGAGAAGTCACCGATCCTGATGATTTTAATGGGGATGCCCGTGTTTCTGGTACCACCGTTAGCGATGATGCTATTTACGCAGGAAAATTGGTGACCGACCTTACTATAACCAAGACATTTACGGAAAACCTATCACTAACTGTCGGGGCCAATAACCTTTTTGATGTTTACCCAGATGAAAATAGAGAAGGTGGTACTTCGGGTGACCAGTTTGTATATTCAAGAAGAACATCTCAATTTGGATATAGCGGCCGTTTTCTTTTTGCTCGTTTAAGATTAAGCCTATAG
- a CDS encoding FecR family protein has translation MQDLIEKFLNRTISANERKRLKKWVLANKENLSAFKKEIKNRSENNLHHHFDGKDAFKEFMIAVDKGRVVRRKKLHLVRYAALFIGLLATVSFIYVSQFNNKGDSESTLTNSLANQIVITLADGTQQVIAADNRKVLTDKKGNVIAEKESTGLDFSQIANPSDDNIVFNEVYIPYGQKFRITLSDGTKVWLNSGSRLRFPKNLNTSAQNRMVYLEGEAFFDVTKDEKRPFIVNAENLDIKVLGTQFNVSAYKSDGEISTTLVEGSVNVYENSNPDTKILLSPSYQAAFAKENGTLTKQKVDVRTFTSWMENRLIIDNLSFEQILRKLERAHNVSIINNAESLNNEIFMGEFQNERIETILNTIASSTPFTYEIENNIITISK, from the coding sequence ATGCAAGATTTAATTGAGAAATTTTTAAACCGAACTATTTCCGCTAACGAAAGAAAACGATTAAAAAAGTGGGTGCTAGCCAATAAGGAAAACCTAAGCGCTTTTAAAAAAGAGATAAAAAATAGGTCGGAAAATAATTTGCACCATCACTTTGATGGAAAAGATGCTTTTAAGGAATTCATGATTGCTGTGGACAAGGGCAGAGTCGTAAGAAGGAAAAAGCTTCACTTGGTTCGTTATGCAGCTCTTTTTATAGGCCTCTTAGCTACTGTAAGCTTTATATACGTCTCCCAATTTAACAATAAAGGTGATTCTGAATCAACGCTGACAAATAGTCTAGCCAATCAAATTGTGATTACCCTTGCAGATGGAACGCAACAAGTAATAGCTGCGGATAACAGGAAGGTACTTACAGACAAAAAAGGTAATGTCATAGCAGAAAAAGAATCAACAGGTTTGGATTTTAGTCAAATAGCAAATCCATCTGATGATAATATAGTTTTCAACGAAGTTTATATCCCTTATGGTCAAAAATTCAGGATAACACTTTCTGATGGAACAAAGGTTTGGCTAAATTCCGGATCTAGGTTACGGTTTCCAAAAAACTTAAATACATCCGCTCAAAATCGTATGGTTTATTTGGAAGGTGAAGCATTTTTTGATGTCACCAAAGATGAAAAAAGACCTTTTATTGTTAATGCGGAAAACCTAGATATTAAGGTTTTGGGAACGCAGTTCAACGTATCTGCCTATAAATCGGATGGTGAAATCTCCACCACATTGGTAGAGGGTTCCGTTAATGTTTATGAGAACTCCAATCCTGACACAAAAATCCTTCTTAGTCCAAGTTATCAGGCAGCATTTGCCAAAGAGAACGGCACTTTGACAAAACAGAAGGTCGACGTGCGCACCTTCACGAGTTGGATGGAAAATAGATTGATCATAGACAATCTGTCATTTGAACAAATACTGCGAAAACTTGAAAGGGCACATAATGTTTCAATAATCAATAATGCAGAAAGCTTGAACAATGAGATATTCATGGGAGAGTTTCAGAACGAACGTATTGAAACTATTTTAAATACAATAGCTTCTAGCACACCTTTTACTTATGAAATAGAAAACAACATAATCACCATATCAAAATAG